From Actinosynnema mirum DSM 43827, a single genomic window includes:
- a CDS encoding helix-turn-helix transcriptional regulator, protein MAPSVGEVLRAARLRQRSSQAEFGKPAGLSRWALARIEQGGPVDLDTLRNLATCHRIPPALLGLATVPAGRTSGDEGDVDRRAFLTLTGGAMSAGLLTGVGDALIRLPAPPARNSPTTVAALLERGRALFDQGRHARLVQALPTLLSAAHDLVDGDRHGHRALSSCYQLATHTLDKVGAHEHSSRAADRAVTHARLSGSPTAQALAVRAQSIVLRHEGRAALAEQVTLDTLDGLQAIGPADPAGWTVYVQMLCSSAYTAAQAGDRPTALELLAEAEHAHRALPATAPPVAILGGSTPTTAQVRLYRVGVHWALGESGKALHTAHGLSPDQFPTPERRARLHIDLARAWSQHDRPGHAVAALLAAHRHAPAEVLDRPRITTLAHRVIARHPRGEQARALHTILQGDGPR, encoded by the coding sequence ATGGCACCGTCCGTCGGCGAGGTCCTCAGGGCAGCCCGGTTACGACAACGCAGCAGCCAGGCCGAGTTCGGCAAGCCCGCGGGCCTCTCCCGCTGGGCGCTGGCCCGGATCGAGCAGGGCGGGCCGGTGGACCTCGACACGCTGCGGAACCTGGCCACCTGCCACCGCATCCCGCCCGCCCTGCTCGGACTCGCTACCGTCCCAGCAGGGCGGACGAGCGGAGATGAGGGCGACGTGGACCGCAGGGCATTCCTGACACTGACCGGCGGCGCCATGTCCGCCGGACTGCTCACCGGCGTCGGCGACGCCCTCATCCGCCTGCCCGCGCCACCGGCACGCAACTCCCCGACCACCGTGGCAGCCCTGCTGGAACGCGGCCGCGCCCTGTTCGACCAGGGCCGGCACGCCCGCCTGGTCCAGGCCCTGCCCACCCTGCTCTCCGCCGCCCACGACCTCGTCGACGGCGACCGACACGGCCACCGGGCGCTGTCCTCCTGCTACCAGTTGGCCACCCACACCCTGGACAAGGTCGGCGCCCACGAGCACAGCAGCCGCGCCGCCGACCGCGCGGTCACCCACGCCCGCCTGTCCGGCTCGCCCACCGCGCAGGCGCTGGCCGTGCGGGCGCAGAGCATCGTGCTGCGCCACGAAGGCCGCGCCGCGCTGGCCGAGCAGGTCACCCTCGACACCCTGGACGGCCTGCAGGCCATCGGCCCCGCTGATCCCGCCGGGTGGACAGTCTACGTGCAGATGCTGTGCAGCAGCGCCTACACCGCAGCCCAGGCCGGGGACCGCCCCACCGCGCTGGAACTGCTCGCCGAGGCCGAGCACGCCCACCGCGCCCTTCCCGCCACCGCCCCGCCGGTGGCCATCCTGGGCGGCTCCACCCCCACCACGGCGCAGGTGCGCCTGTACCGGGTGGGCGTGCACTGGGCGCTGGGCGAGTCCGGCAAGGCGCTGCACACCGCCCACGGCCTGAGCCCCGACCAGTTCCCCACCCCCGAACGCCGCGCCCGGCTGCACATCGACCTGGCCCGCGCCTGGTCCCAGCACGACCGACCAGGCCACGCCGTCGCAGCCCTGCTCGCAGCACACCGACACGCCCCCGCCGAGGTCCTGGACCGACCCAGGATCACCACGCTCGCCCACCGGGTCATTGCACGACACCCCCGCGGCGAGCAGGCCCGCGCCCTGCACACGATCCTGCAAGGCGACGGTCCGCGCTGA
- a CDS encoding polymorphic toxin type 44 domain-containing protein, with protein MLLSLSRGGAEQSRQAETALAGGDADIEAFLDGGEAAAAAVDERTRTEQVMSQGGPATRQAGAAALAGSPADVRAFLATGWTAPMTSDMRIRVSQIMADGGPVLRAKAQEALTAGDEAILRFVEVGQHAAREDDDRVRITQIMAVGGMATREAAQRALQGEAEDLREFLITGQHVARARDEELATVQQLTDQAAEAGRIATEETRLAEEQSALAVEAARLAKLAAERAAAETAAAQQAAGKAAAAAARAADAATRAASAARVATDAAAAANRAARSATTAAARAAQLAASAGQAAAVAYGAASAAATDASQASAARRAAEQARLLAQTARLAAHAAGAAGDAANAANAAASAAASAGRNADAAANAAAEAGNYSHAAGAEADRARAQAAEAKRQAASAVRAAGTAGTWAQRAVTAARESKTAALEAATRAEAAAAAAEEAAAHAGEAAQAAARATAHAEAAATAAADATAAADRAAAVEQAAREAETARLAEATAQAMSEAEAAKAASAGSAPIPWDTLESDRVDQQTNMLLAAASAAGATDETVLGNGRRAAVRLLRSGGPWTRAAAAEAVVGDVAGMRQWLAATLPSAAEQDDRARVAHLAATGTPAALRTAATAALTGSGEDVRAFLRTRSYSGKETDDRIAVSQAMAAGGAAVRAAAQTALRGTAAEVDAFLRIGLAAARETDDRIQTSQVMAAGGAEVKAAGQVALAGPPSYLRVYLEVGQHKARQRDLEAATHVTRVRGLTAEAARIAATARANAAEAARVAAVARQAAAEAAEHSARAQAAANQAAGYAQQAADSAAQAKQSADQAATAAQSARAAVASARQASATAAAAAAAAEKSARQAAFTAEVAQWAATKARESASAAGLDAYAAAQAAQAAYAAWVDLQRRQSAPGVPNCETGWARPDGVCLPTTPSQGSGPEPINNPALPAHVHDGGQDALQVLLYMLREMQVNPDDPALNAIRANVNKPCVLGREGCHTAALLFFAMLVRPDGRWDHKPMIRGMLGMGPDDYWYTDIPGMNAGLYIDVWSNIHYGYIGHLVGFTESDLQFYPRLTGISGRNDQADVITIQIGIDLAKRYRPEELTPEVLTQAIMAKLPALAAATDGHVRPFRNQPQSNQT; from the coding sequence GTGCTCCTGTCACTGAGCCGGGGAGGGGCGGAGCAGTCTCGCCAGGCCGAGACGGCACTGGCAGGCGGCGACGCGGACATCGAGGCGTTCCTAGACGGCGGAGAAGCAGCTGCCGCTGCCGTCGACGAACGGACGCGGACCGAACAGGTGATGAGCCAGGGCGGCCCGGCGACACGGCAAGCCGGGGCAGCCGCGCTCGCCGGATCGCCCGCCGACGTGCGTGCCTTCCTTGCCACCGGCTGGACGGCACCCATGACCAGCGACATGCGTATCCGGGTCTCACAGATCATGGCCGATGGCGGGCCGGTACTGCGCGCCAAGGCGCAGGAGGCGCTGACGGCGGGCGACGAGGCGATCCTGCGGTTCGTCGAGGTCGGGCAGCACGCAGCGCGCGAGGACGACGACCGGGTTCGCATCACGCAGATCATGGCCGTAGGCGGAATGGCAACCAGGGAAGCCGCCCAGCGCGCGCTGCAGGGCGAGGCAGAGGATCTGCGCGAGTTCCTGATCACTGGTCAGCACGTGGCCCGCGCCCGCGACGAGGAGCTGGCCACCGTGCAGCAGCTCACCGACCAGGCCGCCGAGGCGGGCCGCATCGCCACCGAGGAGACCCGGCTCGCCGAGGAGCAGTCGGCGCTCGCCGTCGAGGCAGCCCGGCTGGCGAAGCTGGCGGCCGAACGGGCAGCAGCAGAAACCGCTGCGGCACAGCAAGCTGCAGGCAAAGCCGCCGCAGCGGCGGCGCGTGCGGCGGACGCGGCGACCAGGGCGGCGTCCGCCGCGAGAGTGGCGACCGACGCCGCTGCGGCGGCGAACCGGGCTGCCCGGTCGGCGACGACTGCGGCGGCCCGTGCGGCGCAACTGGCAGCCTCAGCCGGGCAGGCCGCTGCGGTCGCCTACGGTGCCGCGTCGGCCGCCGCCACCGACGCGAGCCAGGCGAGCGCAGCCCGGAGGGCCGCCGAGCAGGCTCGGCTGCTGGCACAGACCGCCCGGTTGGCCGCACATGCAGCCGGGGCCGCCGGTGACGCCGCCAACGCCGCGAACGCGGCGGCCTCGGCGGCCGCCAGCGCTGGGCGCAACGCCGACGCGGCCGCGAACGCCGCCGCCGAAGCGGGTAACTACTCGCATGCCGCAGGTGCTGAAGCAGACCGGGCACGGGCCCAGGCTGCTGAGGCGAAGCGCCAGGCAGCCTCCGCTGTCCGGGCGGCAGGCACGGCGGGCACCTGGGCACAGCGGGCCGTGACTGCCGCCAGGGAGTCCAAGACCGCAGCCCTGGAAGCGGCAACCCGCGCGGAAGCTGCTGCGGCAGCCGCAGAAGAAGCCGCCGCGCACGCGGGCGAAGCAGCACAGGCGGCGGCACGGGCGACCGCGCACGCCGAAGCCGCCGCGACCGCCGCCGCGGATGCCACTGCTGCGGCCGACCGGGCCGCCGCCGTGGAACAGGCGGCCAGGGAGGCCGAGACGGCCCGGCTGGCCGAGGCGACCGCGCAGGCGATGAGCGAAGCAGAGGCAGCGAAGGCAGCGTCGGCCGGGTCCGCGCCGATTCCCTGGGACACACTGGAGTCCGACCGGGTCGATCAGCAGACGAACATGCTGCTGGCCGCCGCGTCCGCAGCGGGTGCCACCGACGAGACCGTGCTGGGCAACGGCCGCCGCGCGGCGGTCCGACTGCTCCGGTCAGGTGGCCCTTGGACGCGGGCGGCGGCGGCCGAGGCTGTGGTCGGCGATGTGGCCGGGATGCGGCAGTGGTTGGCGGCGACCCTGCCTTCCGCTGCCGAGCAGGACGACCGGGCACGGGTGGCGCACCTGGCAGCGACCGGGACCCCTGCCGCGCTGCGCACTGCGGCGACGGCGGCGCTGACGGGCTCTGGCGAGGACGTGCGTGCCTTCCTGCGTACCCGGTCCTACAGCGGGAAGGAGACCGACGACAGGATCGCGGTGTCCCAGGCGATGGCGGCGGGTGGCGCGGCGGTGCGGGCCGCCGCGCAGACGGCTTTGCGCGGTACGGCGGCCGAGGTGGACGCGTTCCTGCGGATCGGACTGGCGGCCGCGAGGGAGACCGACGACCGCATCCAGACATCCCAGGTGATGGCGGCCGGTGGTGCCGAGGTGAAGGCGGCGGGGCAGGTGGCGCTCGCAGGTCCGCCTTCCTATCTGCGCGTTTACCTGGAGGTGGGGCAGCACAAGGCCCGGCAGCGCGACCTGGAAGCCGCCACTCACGTGACCAGGGTGCGCGGACTGACGGCCGAGGCCGCGAGGATAGCCGCGACGGCGCGGGCGAACGCGGCTGAGGCGGCACGGGTGGCGGCCGTCGCCCGGCAGGCGGCCGCCGAGGCAGCCGAGCACTCTGCAAGGGCGCAGGCTGCGGCCAACCAGGCCGCCGGGTACGCGCAGCAGGCGGCGGACTCGGCGGCGCAGGCGAAGCAGTCCGCCGATCAGGCTGCTACGGCGGCGCAGTCGGCCAGGGCAGCGGTGGCGTCGGCGCGGCAGGCAAGCGCGACGGCCGCCGCTGCGGCCGCAGCGGCGGAGAAGTCGGCGCGGCAGGCCGCCTTCACGGCAGAGGTCGCGCAGTGGGCGGCAACCAAGGCCAGGGAGTCGGCGAGCGCTGCCGGACTGGACGCCTACGCGGCGGCGCAAGCGGCGCAGGCGGCGTACGCGGCCTGGGTCGACCTCCAGCGGCGCCAGTCAGCACCGGGTGTGCCGAACTGCGAGACAGGTTGGGCGCGGCCCGACGGCGTCTGCCTGCCAACCACACCAAGCCAGGGCTCGGGACCCGAGCCGATCAACAACCCGGCCCTCCCGGCGCACGTTCACGACGGTGGCCAGGACGCACTGCAGGTCCTGCTGTACATGCTGCGCGAGATGCAGGTCAATCCGGATGACCCGGCGTTGAACGCTATCCGGGCGAACGTGAACAAGCCGTGCGTCCTCGGCCGGGAGGGCTGTCACACTGCGGCCCTGCTGTTCTTCGCCATGCTCGTCCGTCCCGACGGGCGGTGGGACCACAAGCCGATGATCCGGGGGATGCTCGGCATGGGCCCCGACGATTACTGGTACACCGATATTCCCGGCATGAACGCCGGGCTCTACATCGATGTCTGGTCCAACATCCACTACGGGTACATCGGGCACCTCGTCGGTTTCACCGAGAGTGATCTCCAGTTCTACCCGAGGCTCACGGGAATCTCAGGCCGCAACGACCAGGCTGACGTGATCACCATTCAGATCGGCATCGACCTCGCGAAGCGGTACCGGCCTGAGGAGCTGACCCCGGAGGTCCTCACCCAGGCGATCATGGCCAAACTCCCCGCGCTTGCCGCAGCCACCGATGGCCACGTCCGCCCGTTCCGCAACCAACCGCAGTCGAACCAAACCTGA
- a CDS encoding IS630 family transposase codes for MARTGRPKAELVLGQDERAALEGWVRRRSTPQAWALRCRIVLACAEGATNKDVAARLGSTPHAVGRWRARFLRYRIAGLGDMPRSGGPRRIDDGQVAELVAATLERRPDNATHWSTRSMAERTGLSQSTVSRIWRAFGLQPHRVETFKLSTDPYFVDKVYDVVGLYLDPPERALVFCVDEKSQIQALDRSQPVLPMMPAVPERQTADYVRNGTTTLFAALDVATGKVIGSLNRRHRTEEFKAFLSTLDKEVPAGLEVHLVCDNYATHKTPAVKRWLVSHPRFHLHFTPTGSSWLNLVERWFAELTTKRLRRGVHTSVQALETDIRDWIAAWNSNPKPYVWTRTADQILERLAGYLNRIPDSGD; via the coding sequence ATGGCGCGCACAGGGCGACCGAAGGCCGAGTTGGTGTTGGGCCAGGACGAGCGGGCGGCGTTGGAGGGCTGGGTGCGGCGTCGGTCGACGCCGCAGGCGTGGGCGTTGCGGTGTCGGATCGTGCTGGCGTGCGCGGAGGGCGCGACGAACAAGGACGTGGCCGCCCGGTTGGGTTCCACGCCGCACGCGGTGGGCCGGTGGCGGGCCCGGTTCCTGCGGTACCGGATCGCGGGTTTGGGCGACATGCCCCGGTCGGGCGGTCCGCGCAGGATCGATGACGGGCAGGTCGCCGAGCTGGTCGCCGCGACGCTGGAGCGCAGGCCGGACAACGCGACCCACTGGTCCACCCGGTCGATGGCCGAGCGGACCGGCCTGTCGCAGTCGACGGTGTCCCGGATCTGGCGCGCGTTCGGCCTGCAACCGCACCGTGTCGAGACGTTCAAGCTGTCCACCGACCCGTATTTCGTGGACAAGGTGTACGACGTGGTCGGCCTCTACCTCGACCCGCCCGAGCGCGCCCTGGTGTTCTGCGTCGACGAGAAGTCACAGATCCAGGCGCTTGACCGGTCCCAGCCGGTGCTGCCCATGATGCCCGCAGTCCCCGAACGGCAGACCGCCGACTACGTCAGGAACGGGACCACCACCCTGTTCGCCGCGCTCGACGTGGCCACCGGGAAGGTGATCGGCTCGCTCAATCGCCGCCACCGCACGGAGGAGTTCAAAGCCTTTCTGTCCACACTGGACAAGGAAGTGCCTGCGGGGCTTGAGGTCCATCTGGTCTGCGACAACTACGCCACCCACAAGACCCCGGCGGTCAAACGGTGGCTGGTCTCCCATCCCAGGTTCCACCTGCACTTCACCCCGACCGGCTCCTCGTGGCTGAACCTGGTCGAGCGCTGGTTCGCCGAACTGACCACGAAACGACTCCGACGAGGCGTCCACACCTCGGTTCAGGCGCTGGAGACCGACATTCGCGACTGGATCGCCGCCTGGAACAGCAACCCGAAGCCCTACGTTTGGACCAGAACCGCAGACCAGATCCTCGAACGCCTCGCCGGATATCTGAACAGAATTCCTGACTCAGGAGACTAG